From the Xiphophorus maculatus strain JP 163 A chromosome 20, X_maculatus-5.0-male, whole genome shotgun sequence genome, one window contains:
- the usp4 gene encoding ubiquitin carboxyl-terminal hydrolase 4 isoform X1: MMAEGGGPESGSAADSDTEPVAAQIPTPSIENQKQSIGSLLKTTLKKGDEWYLIDSRWFKQWKKYVGYDSWDMYNVGERSLYPGPIDNSGLFSDQETQALKEHLIDELDYVLVPTEAWNKLVSWYSCLEGQRPIVRKVVEHGMFVKHCKVEVYLLELSLCENDNMENVITRHFSKADTIDTIEKEMRTLFNIPSEKETRLWNKYMSNTYEQLNKPDSTVQDAGLFQGQVLVIERKNEDGTWPRQASHPKSSATPSRNFTTSPKLSSNSSASVSPTVTNGDSSGSPGYALNNSTSSNNRFGGYNSYSSSYNYRESQSQPGLCGLSNLGNTCFMNSALQCLSNVSPLTEYFLTDQYEAEINRENPLGMRGEIAEAYADLVKQMWMSRSSYVAPRTFKTQVGRFAPQFSGYQQQDSQELLAFLLDGLHEDLNRVKKKPYLALRDAEGRPDDIVAKEAWTNHRLRNDSVIVDIFHGLFKSTLVCPECSKVSVTFDPFCYLTLPLPMKKDRTMEVFLVQSDPQSKPTQFRVVVPKLGAVTDLCSALSRLCGIPSEKMVVADVYNHRFHKIYRRDDALNQIMEKDDIFVYEVQEEDSERMNLPVYFRERHSKHVGSSSSTLLFGQPLLISVPRHNLLADVLYDKILERIGRYVKQQHSPNSESRASASATLSSSSQTPECSTSSTLNASLGGCGSPQSDGASCSASSSNGSNHSGTCNEANGLYDGEEEAMDHQVSPEPENGPSEEEEESSDLENGSKGNAAKLFTFSIVNSYGTVNISPLPCDGNVLKLNPHSTVAIDWDTESKKQFYDEQEAEVYEKHDSMLQPQKKKTTVALKECIELFTTMETLGEHDPWYCPTCKKHQQATKKFDLWSLPRILVVHLKRFSYNRCWRDKLDTLVDFPIRDLNMSEFVCDPKAGPYVYDLIAVSNHYGGMGGGHYTAYGKNKMDGKWYYFDDSSVSSASEDQIVTKAAYVLFYQRRDEDSPSKPDPPASLGGATESGDDHMDTN; the protein is encoded by the exons ATGATGGCTGAGGGAGGCGGACCCGAGTCGGGCAGCGCGGCAGACTCTGACACAGAGCCGGTAGCCGCACAGATTCCTACCCCTTcaatagaaaaccaaaaacagagtATTGGGTCACTtttgaaaacaactttaaaaaaggGCGACGAATG GTATCTTATAGACAGTCGATGGTTCAAACAGTGGAAAAAGTATGTGGGATATGACAGTTGGGATATGTACAATGTTGGGGAACGTAGCCTCTATCCAGGACCAATTGACAACTCTGGCCTGTTCTCAG ACCAGGAGACTCAGGCCCTGAAAGAGCACCTTATAGATGAGTTGGACTACGTCCTCGTACCCACTGAGGCATGGAATAAGCTGGTCAGCTGGTACAGCTGCCTTGAGGGCCAGAGACCCATCGTCAGAAAG GTGGTTGAACATGGCATGTTTGTGAAGCACTGTAAGGTGGAAGTTTATCTGCTTGAACTCAGCCTATGTGAGAATGACAACATGGAAAATGTCATCACACGGCATTTCAGTAAAGCTGATACCATAG ACACTATAGAGAAGGAGATGCGGACGTTGTTCAATATCCCTTCAGAGAAGGAGACTCGACTCTGGAACAAATACATGAGCAACACTTATGAGCAGCTGAACAAGCCAGACAGCACTGTACAGGACGCCGGTCTCTTCCAGGGACAG GTGCTTGTGATTGAACGCAAGAATGAGGATGGCACGTGGCCCAGACAAGCTTCACACCCCAA GTCCAGTGCAACTCCATCTAGGAATTTTACTACCTCCCCTAAACTTTCCTCAAATTCATCAGCTAGTGTATCCCCAACAGTAACCAATGGTGACAGTAGCGGGAGCCCCGGATATGCTCTGAATAACAGCACGTCCTCTAACAACAG ATTTGGGGGATATAATTCATATAGCTCCTCCTATAACTACAGAGAATCACAATCGCAGCCTGGCCTGTGCGGTCTCAGTAATCTGGGCAATACATGCTTCATGAACTCTGCTCTCCAG TGCCTGAGCAATGTGTCTCCACTCACAGAGTACTTCCTCACAGACCAGTATGAAGCGGAGATTAACCGAGAGAATCCCCTGGGAATGAGGGGAGAGATTGCCGAGGCCTATGCAGACCTGGTGAAACAGATGTGGATGAGCCGCAGCAGTTACGTGGCCCCGCGTACCTTCAAA ACCCAGGTGGGCCGCTTCGCTCCACAGTTTTCCGGCTACCAGCAGCAGGACTCTCAGGAGTTGTTGGCCTTCCTGCTGGATGGACTCCATGAAGATCTGAACCGTGTCAAGAAAAAGCCTTACCTGGCCCTGAGAGACGCAGAGGGTCGTCCAGATGAT ATTGTTGCCAAGGAAGCCTGGACAAACCACCGTTTGCGCAACGACTCTGTCATCGTCGACATTTTCCACGGCCTCTTTAAGTCCACATTAGTGTGTCCAGAGTGTTCCAAAGTGTCTGTGACCTTCGACCCTTTCTGCTACCTCACGCTGCCTCTCCCTATGAAAAAGGACCGGACCATGGAGGTGTTTTTAGTTCAGTCGGACCCCCAGTCCAAACCCACTCAG TTCAGAGTGGTGGTCCCCAAACTGGGAGCAGTGACGGACCTTTGCAGCGCCTTGTCTAGGCTCTGCGGGATTCCTTCTGAGAAG ATGGTGGTAGCCGACGTTTACAATCACAGATTTCACAAAATTTACAGACGAGATGATGCCCTCAACCAAATTATGGaaaaagatgacatttttgt ATATGAGGTCCAGGAGGAGGACAGCGAAAGGATGAACCTGCCTGTGTATTTCAGGGAGCGCCACTCCAAGCACGTGGGGAGCTCCTCTAGCACCTTGTTGTTCGGCCAACCTTTACTCATCTCCGTGCCCAGACACAACCTGTTAGCTGACGTTCTTTACGACAAGATCCTGGAAAGGATCGG ACGCTACGTCAAGCAACAGCACAGTCCAAATAGTGAAAGCAGAGCTTCAGCCTCCGCCACTTTGTCCAGCTCCAGTCAGACTCCTGAATGTTCCACATCGTCTACCCTCAACGCCAGCCTGGGGGGCTGCGGCAGCCCCCAGTCGGACGGGGCCTCCTGCAGCGCCAGCTCCAGTAATGGTAGCAACCACTCAGGAACCTGCAATGAAGCTAATGGGCTGTATGATG gtGAAGAGGAGGCCATGGATCACCAGGTGAGTCCTGAGCCAGAGAACGGGCCGtctgaagaagaggaggagagctcAGACTTGGAGAACGGCTCTAAAGGAAACGCAGCTAAGCTCTTCACCTTCAGCATAGTCAACTCTTATGGAACCGTCAACATCAGCCCGCTGCCTTGCGATGGAAATGTCCTCAAACTTAACC CACATTCCACTGTGGCGATCGACTGGGACACAGAATCAAAGAAACAGTTTTATGATGAGCAGGAAGCGGAG GTGTATGAGAAGCACGACAGCATGCTGCAgcctcaaaaaaagaaaacaaccgtGGCTCTGAAGGAATGCATCGAGCTTTTTACTACAATGGAGACTCTAGGAGAACATGACCcttg gTATTGtccaacatgtaaaaaacatcaacaggCAACAAAAAAGTTTGACTTATGGTCGCTGCCTCGCATTCTGGTTGTTCACCTGAAGCGTTTCTCCTACAACCGATGCTGGAGGGACAAGCTCGACACACTGGTGGACTTTCCCATCAG gGATCTAAACATGTCGGAGTTTGTGTGTGACCCAAAAGCGGGCCCTTACGTCTACGACCTCATTGCTGTTTCAAACCACTATGGAGGAATGGGAGGCGGTCACT ATACGGCTTATGGCAAGAATAAGATGGATGGGAAGTGGTATTACTTTGATGACAGCAGCGTCTCGTCTGCCTCTGAAGATCAGATTGTG ACTAAAGCAGCCTACGTGCTCTTCTATCAGCGCAGAGACGAGGACAGCCCCTCCAAACCCGACCCACCGGCCTCGCTGGGAGGAGCCACCGAGTCAGGCGACGACCACATGGACACAAACTGA
- the usp4 gene encoding ubiquitin carboxyl-terminal hydrolase 4 isoform X2 produces the protein MMAEGGGPESGSAADSDTEPVAAQIPTPSIENQKQSIGSLLKTTLKKGDEWYLIDSRWFKQWKKYVGYDSWDMYNVGERSLYPGPIDNSGLFSDQETQALKEHLIDELDYVLVPTEAWNKLVSWYSCLEGQRPIVRKVVEHGMFVKHCKVEVYLLELSLCENDNMENVITRHFSKADTIDTIEKEMRTLFNIPSEKETRLWNKYMSNTYEQLNKPDSTVQDAGLFQGQVLVIERKNEDGTWPRQASHPKSSATPSRNFTTSPKLSSNSSASVSPTVTNGDSSGSPGYALNNSTSSNNRFGGYNSYSSSYNYRESQSQPGLCGLSNLGNTCFMNSALQCLSNVSPLTEYFLTDQYEAEINRENPLGMRGEIAEAYADLVKQMWMSRSSYVAPRTFKTQVGRFAPQFSGYQQQDSQELLAFLLDGLHEDLNRVKKKPYLALRDAEGRPDDIVAKEAWTNHRLRNDSVIVDIFHGLFKSTLVCPECSKVSVTFDPFCYLTLPLPMKKDRTMEVFLVQSDPQSKPTQFRVVVPKLGAVTDLCSALSRLCGIPSEKMVVADVYNHRFHKIYRRDDALNQIMEKDDIFVYEVQEEDSERMNLPVYFRERHSKHVGSSSSTLLFGQPLLISVPRHNLLADVLYDKILERIGRYVKQQHSPNSESRASASATLSSSSQTPECSTSSTLNASLGGCGSPQSDGASCSASSSNGSNHSGTCNEANGLYDGEEEAMDHQVSPEPENGPSEEEEESSDLENGSKGNAAKLFTFSIVNSYGTVNISPLPCDGNVLKLNPHSTVAIDWDTESKKQFYDEQEAEVYEKHDSMLQPQKKKTTVALKECIELFTTMETLGEHDPWYCPTCKKHQQATKKFDLWSLPRILVVHLKRFSYNRCWRDKLDTLVDFPIRDLNMSEFVCDPKAGPYVYDLIAVSNHYGGMGGGHCKSPYFP, from the exons ATGATGGCTGAGGGAGGCGGACCCGAGTCGGGCAGCGCGGCAGACTCTGACACAGAGCCGGTAGCCGCACAGATTCCTACCCCTTcaatagaaaaccaaaaacagagtATTGGGTCACTtttgaaaacaactttaaaaaaggGCGACGAATG GTATCTTATAGACAGTCGATGGTTCAAACAGTGGAAAAAGTATGTGGGATATGACAGTTGGGATATGTACAATGTTGGGGAACGTAGCCTCTATCCAGGACCAATTGACAACTCTGGCCTGTTCTCAG ACCAGGAGACTCAGGCCCTGAAAGAGCACCTTATAGATGAGTTGGACTACGTCCTCGTACCCACTGAGGCATGGAATAAGCTGGTCAGCTGGTACAGCTGCCTTGAGGGCCAGAGACCCATCGTCAGAAAG GTGGTTGAACATGGCATGTTTGTGAAGCACTGTAAGGTGGAAGTTTATCTGCTTGAACTCAGCCTATGTGAGAATGACAACATGGAAAATGTCATCACACGGCATTTCAGTAAAGCTGATACCATAG ACACTATAGAGAAGGAGATGCGGACGTTGTTCAATATCCCTTCAGAGAAGGAGACTCGACTCTGGAACAAATACATGAGCAACACTTATGAGCAGCTGAACAAGCCAGACAGCACTGTACAGGACGCCGGTCTCTTCCAGGGACAG GTGCTTGTGATTGAACGCAAGAATGAGGATGGCACGTGGCCCAGACAAGCTTCACACCCCAA GTCCAGTGCAACTCCATCTAGGAATTTTACTACCTCCCCTAAACTTTCCTCAAATTCATCAGCTAGTGTATCCCCAACAGTAACCAATGGTGACAGTAGCGGGAGCCCCGGATATGCTCTGAATAACAGCACGTCCTCTAACAACAG ATTTGGGGGATATAATTCATATAGCTCCTCCTATAACTACAGAGAATCACAATCGCAGCCTGGCCTGTGCGGTCTCAGTAATCTGGGCAATACATGCTTCATGAACTCTGCTCTCCAG TGCCTGAGCAATGTGTCTCCACTCACAGAGTACTTCCTCACAGACCAGTATGAAGCGGAGATTAACCGAGAGAATCCCCTGGGAATGAGGGGAGAGATTGCCGAGGCCTATGCAGACCTGGTGAAACAGATGTGGATGAGCCGCAGCAGTTACGTGGCCCCGCGTACCTTCAAA ACCCAGGTGGGCCGCTTCGCTCCACAGTTTTCCGGCTACCAGCAGCAGGACTCTCAGGAGTTGTTGGCCTTCCTGCTGGATGGACTCCATGAAGATCTGAACCGTGTCAAGAAAAAGCCTTACCTGGCCCTGAGAGACGCAGAGGGTCGTCCAGATGAT ATTGTTGCCAAGGAAGCCTGGACAAACCACCGTTTGCGCAACGACTCTGTCATCGTCGACATTTTCCACGGCCTCTTTAAGTCCACATTAGTGTGTCCAGAGTGTTCCAAAGTGTCTGTGACCTTCGACCCTTTCTGCTACCTCACGCTGCCTCTCCCTATGAAAAAGGACCGGACCATGGAGGTGTTTTTAGTTCAGTCGGACCCCCAGTCCAAACCCACTCAG TTCAGAGTGGTGGTCCCCAAACTGGGAGCAGTGACGGACCTTTGCAGCGCCTTGTCTAGGCTCTGCGGGATTCCTTCTGAGAAG ATGGTGGTAGCCGACGTTTACAATCACAGATTTCACAAAATTTACAGACGAGATGATGCCCTCAACCAAATTATGGaaaaagatgacatttttgt ATATGAGGTCCAGGAGGAGGACAGCGAAAGGATGAACCTGCCTGTGTATTTCAGGGAGCGCCACTCCAAGCACGTGGGGAGCTCCTCTAGCACCTTGTTGTTCGGCCAACCTTTACTCATCTCCGTGCCCAGACACAACCTGTTAGCTGACGTTCTTTACGACAAGATCCTGGAAAGGATCGG ACGCTACGTCAAGCAACAGCACAGTCCAAATAGTGAAAGCAGAGCTTCAGCCTCCGCCACTTTGTCCAGCTCCAGTCAGACTCCTGAATGTTCCACATCGTCTACCCTCAACGCCAGCCTGGGGGGCTGCGGCAGCCCCCAGTCGGACGGGGCCTCCTGCAGCGCCAGCTCCAGTAATGGTAGCAACCACTCAGGAACCTGCAATGAAGCTAATGGGCTGTATGATG gtGAAGAGGAGGCCATGGATCACCAGGTGAGTCCTGAGCCAGAGAACGGGCCGtctgaagaagaggaggagagctcAGACTTGGAGAACGGCTCTAAAGGAAACGCAGCTAAGCTCTTCACCTTCAGCATAGTCAACTCTTATGGAACCGTCAACATCAGCCCGCTGCCTTGCGATGGAAATGTCCTCAAACTTAACC CACATTCCACTGTGGCGATCGACTGGGACACAGAATCAAAGAAACAGTTTTATGATGAGCAGGAAGCGGAG GTGTATGAGAAGCACGACAGCATGCTGCAgcctcaaaaaaagaaaacaaccgtGGCTCTGAAGGAATGCATCGAGCTTTTTACTACAATGGAGACTCTAGGAGAACATGACCcttg gTATTGtccaacatgtaaaaaacatcaacaggCAACAAAAAAGTTTGACTTATGGTCGCTGCCTCGCATTCTGGTTGTTCACCTGAAGCGTTTCTCCTACAACCGATGCTGGAGGGACAAGCTCGACACACTGGTGGACTTTCCCATCAG gGATCTAAACATGTCGGAGTTTGTGTGTGACCCAAAAGCGGGCCCTTACGTCTACGACCTCATTGCTGTTTCAAACCACTATGGAGGAATGGGAGGCGGTCACTGTAAGTCACCTTATTTCCCCTAA
- the emc3 gene encoding ER membrane protein complex subunit 3: MAEPELLLDSNIRLWVVLPIVFITFLVGVIRHYVSILLQSDKKLTLEQVSDSQVLIRSRILRENGKYIPKQSFLMRKFYFNNQEDGFFKKTKRKVVPPSPMTDPSMLTDMMKGNVTNVLPMILIGGWINWTFSGFVTTKVPFPLTLRFKPMLQQGIELLSLDASWVSSASWYFLNVFGLRSMYSLILGQDNGADQSRIMQEQMSGAAMAMPADTNKAFKAEWEALELTDHQWALESVEDELMSRELDFDGMFNKELPSGIF, translated from the exons ATGGCCGAACCGGAGCTTCTGTTGGACTCCAACATCAGACTCTGGGTGGTTTTGCCCATTGTCTTCATCACCTTTCTTGTCGGCGTGATTCGCCATTATGTATCAATTCTTCTGCAGAGTGACAAAAAGTTGACCTTAGAGCAGGTTTCAGACAG ccAGGTTCTTATTCGGAGCAGAATTCtcagagaaaatggaaaatacattCCGAAACAG tccTTTTTGATGAGAAAGTTCTACTTCAACAACCAAGAGGACGGCTTTTTTAAGAAGACTAAAAGGAAGGTCGTTCCACCGTCTCCCATGACAG ATCCCAGCATGTTGACGGACATGATGAAGGGCAACGTCACCAACGTGCTTCCCATGATCCTCATCGGTGGCTGGATCAACTGGACCTTTTCTGGATTTGTAACAA CGAAAGTTCCCTTCCCTCTCACCTTGCGTTTTAAGCCTATGTTGCAGCAAGGAATAGAACTCCTCTCATTGGATGCTTCCTG ggtGAGCTCAGCTTCGTGGTATTTCTTGAATGTCTTTGGACTGAGAAGCATGTACTCCCTCATATTAGGTCAAGATAATG GTGCTGACCAGTCGAGGATCATGCAAGAACAGATGAGTGGTGCTGCCATGGCCATGCCGGCAGATACAAATAAAGCTTTCAAA gCTGAGTGGGAGGCACTAGAGCTAACAGACCACCAGTGGGCGCTAGAGAGTGTGGAGGACGAACTGATGAGCAGGGAGCTGGACTTTGATGGCATGTTTAACAAGGAGCTGCCAAGTGGCATCTTCTGA